One Thauera sp. K11 DNA window includes the following coding sequences:
- the motA gene encoding flagellar motor stator protein MotA: MFLIIGYVIILAASVGTYAVHGSLGALWVPMEYLAIFGLMIGGFVASNGPKALKATVAALPMALKGSPYNKALYVDLLAMLFEILAKVRKEGLMSIENDIENPDSSPIFSKYPGVTSDHHVIEFLTDYLRMMVGGNLNAFEIENLMDIEIETHHQEAHTAPHLVSKLADSVPAFGIVVAVMGVVNVMGSVGQPPAVLGKMIGGALVGTFLGILLAYGFVGPVASQLEQRVEEGGKIYQCVKVVLLASMNGYAPQVAVEFGRKVLYSTDRPGFAELEQEIKNRKG, encoded by the coding sequence GTGTTCCTGATCATTGGCTACGTCATCATCCTGGCAGCATCGGTCGGTACCTATGCCGTGCATGGCAGCCTGGGCGCCCTGTGGGTGCCGATGGAGTACCTCGCCATCTTCGGCCTGATGATAGGCGGCTTCGTCGCCAGCAACGGACCGAAGGCGCTCAAGGCGACCGTCGCCGCGCTGCCGATGGCGCTGAAGGGCTCGCCCTACAACAAGGCGCTCTATGTCGATCTGCTGGCCATGCTGTTCGAGATCCTGGCCAAGGTGCGCAAGGAGGGGCTCATGTCGATCGAGAACGACATCGAGAACCCGGATTCGAGCCCGATCTTCTCGAAGTATCCGGGCGTCACGTCGGATCATCACGTCATCGAGTTCCTGACCGACTACCTGCGCATGATGGTGGGCGGCAACCTGAACGCCTTCGAGATCGAGAACCTGATGGACATCGAGATCGAGACCCACCACCAGGAGGCGCACACCGCGCCCCACCTCGTGTCCAAGCTGGCCGACTCGGTTCCCGCCTTCGGCATCGTGGTCGCGGTGATGGGGGTGGTGAACGTGATGGGTTCGGTCGGCCAGCCGCCGGCCGTGCTGGGCAAGATGATCGGCGGTGCGCTGGTCGGCACCTTCCTCGGCATTCTCCTCGCGTACGGCTTCGTGGGGCCGGTCGCCAGCCAGCTCGAGCAGCGCGTGGAAGAAGGCGGCAAGATCTACCAGTGCGTGAAGGTGGTGCTGCTCGCCAGCATGAACGGCTACGCGCCGCAGGTGGCGGTGGAGTTCGGACGCAAGGTGCTGTATTCGACCGACCGGCCCGGCTTTGCCGAGCTGGAGCAGGAAATCAAGAACCGCAAGGGCTGA
- the rsxB gene encoding electron transport complex subunit RsxB — protein sequence MLSALLVMTGIAIVLGAALGYAAIRFKVEGDPLVGKIDAILPQTQCGQCGYPGCKPYAEAIARGEAGINQCPPGGEEGIRKLADLLGREFKPLSEEHGIEKPRSVAVIDEQTCIGCTLCIQACPVDAIVGAAKQMHTVVDKLCTGCELCVAPCPVDCISMVPVAETVQTWKWKYPVIEIRKAA from the coding sequence ATGCTTTCAGCCCTTCTCGTCATGACCGGCATCGCCATCGTGCTTGGCGCAGCGCTGGGTTATGCCGCGATCCGCTTCAAGGTCGAGGGCGACCCGCTGGTCGGGAAGATCGACGCCATCCTGCCGCAGACCCAGTGCGGCCAGTGCGGCTATCCCGGCTGCAAGCCCTATGCCGAGGCCATCGCCCGGGGCGAGGCCGGGATCAACCAGTGCCCGCCGGGCGGCGAGGAAGGCATCCGCAAGCTGGCCGACCTGCTGGGGCGCGAGTTCAAGCCGCTGTCGGAAGAGCACGGCATCGAGAAGCCCAGATCGGTCGCGGTGATCGACGAGCAGACCTGCATCGGCTGTACGCTGTGCATCCAGGCGTGCCCGGTCGACGCCATCGTCGGCGCGGCCAAGCAGATGCATACCGTGGTGGACAAGCTCTGTACCGGGTGCGAGCTGTGCGTGGCACCCTGTCCGGTCGATTGCATCAGCATGGTGCCGGTCGCCGAGACGGTGCAGACCTGGAAATGGAAATACCCGGTGATCGAGATCAGGAAGGCGGCATGA
- the flhC gene encoding flagellar transcriptional regulator FlhC translates to MKNKRVIDEAQDIRRAVEMVQLGARMQMLEVETRLSREKLLKIYKEVRGASPPKGMLPFSTDWFMTWQPNVHASLFMGLHRFYGQRAGITGLDATIKAYHLYLDHIDAEGMEPVLSLTRAWTLVRFFDADLLQMARCTCCGGHYVAHAYDPTHAYVCGLCNMPSRAGKSRRPAARRARAAAVA, encoded by the coding sequence ATGAAGAACAAGCGTGTCATCGACGAGGCGCAGGACATCCGCCGCGCGGTGGAAATGGTGCAGTTGGGGGCCCGCATGCAGATGCTTGAGGTCGAGACCCGGCTCAGCCGCGAGAAGCTGCTCAAGATCTACAAGGAGGTGCGCGGCGCATCGCCGCCGAAGGGCATGCTGCCCTTCTCCACCGACTGGTTCATGACCTGGCAGCCGAACGTGCACGCGTCCCTGTTCATGGGGCTGCACCGCTTCTACGGGCAGCGCGCCGGCATCACCGGGCTGGATGCGACCATCAAGGCTTATCACCTCTACCTCGACCACATCGACGCCGAGGGCATGGAGCCGGTCCTGAGCCTGACCCGCGCCTGGACCCTGGTGCGCTTCTTCGACGCGGATCTGCTGCAGATGGCCAGGTGCACCTGCTGCGGCGGACACTACGTCGCGCACGCCTACGATCCCACCCACGCCTACGTCTGCGGCCTCTGCAACATGCCGTCGCGGGCGGGAAAGTCGCGTCGCCCGGCTGCGCGCAGGGCGCGTGCCGCCGCGGTCGCCTGA
- a CDS encoding diguanylate cyclase, with amino-acid sequence MQNLIDIKRFEQLKGTGELPSPRGVALAIIRMTQVEDVSMGELARVIRGDPAFVGRLIKAANGLVGHERRAVVSVHEALMMLGLPAVRTMALGFSLLSNYRKGACTAFDYTRYWSSSLLMALAMQALARPVRAMAADEAFSVGLLARIGELALATLYPVEFGRILTAVRHSAGVRQADLEREAFALDHCALSAAMLADWGLPEIVIRAVRHFEQPATARLRENSREHALVQSLVLSRAVAQICLAEESEHAALMPAMLRLAARLGVSREHFVAACDRVASDWVEWGRLLQFETHAAPRFEMLAGLGEQGETAAPAAGAEFAQAADASAPAAPDAGAQPGSLRVLVLAADVAERQRLRQALEQDRLTVFEADSGSQGIEAVVDLQPHMLLVDWQLQDIAGIDVIRSLRETRLGRTIYMLLLIPSEDDFLLEKVLDAGADDFVARPFRPVLLASRLRAARRMVGMQLELEREREEIRRFAAELAISNRRLEEVAMTDALTGFPNRRYALDRLQQEWIAVTRNLRPLSAMIIDLDGLKQLNDAHGHDVGDMVLRQCADALRGVLRAQDVICRTGGDEFLVICPDTDLGAACHCAERLRAAAEALRIETGGPQLRITVSIGVAARDGRTGSLDALIKCADRGSYLSKQRGRNRVSALQREADGD; translated from the coding sequence ATGCAGAATCTCATCGACATCAAGCGCTTCGAGCAGCTCAAGGGAACGGGCGAACTGCCGTCGCCGCGCGGTGTGGCGCTCGCGATCATCCGCATGACGCAGGTGGAAGACGTGTCGATGGGCGAGCTTGCGCGGGTCATCAGGGGCGATCCGGCCTTCGTCGGCCGGCTCATCAAGGCGGCCAACGGTCTCGTCGGCCACGAGCGGCGCGCCGTCGTGTCGGTCCACGAGGCGCTGATGATGCTCGGCCTGCCGGCGGTGCGCACGATGGCACTCGGTTTCTCGCTGCTGTCGAACTACCGCAAGGGCGCCTGCACCGCCTTCGACTACACGCGCTACTGGTCTTCCTCCCTCCTGATGGCCCTCGCCATGCAGGCGCTGGCACGCCCCGTGCGCGCCATGGCCGCCGACGAGGCATTCAGCGTCGGGCTTCTCGCCCGTATCGGCGAACTCGCGCTGGCAACCCTGTACCCGGTGGAGTTCGGCCGCATCCTGACGGCCGTCAGGCATTCGGCCGGCGTGCGCCAGGCCGATCTCGAGCGGGAGGCGTTCGCGCTCGATCACTGCGCGCTGAGCGCAGCCATGCTCGCGGACTGGGGGCTGCCTGAAATCGTCATCAGGGCGGTGCGCCACTTCGAGCAGCCGGCGACGGCGCGCTTGCGCGAGAACAGCCGCGAGCACGCGCTCGTGCAGTCGCTCGTGCTGTCGCGCGCGGTGGCGCAGATCTGCCTGGCGGAGGAGAGCGAGCACGCCGCGCTGATGCCGGCCATGCTGCGGCTGGCCGCGCGGCTCGGAGTGTCGCGCGAGCATTTCGTCGCCGCCTGCGATCGCGTGGCGAGCGACTGGGTGGAGTGGGGCCGCCTGCTGCAGTTCGAAACCCATGCCGCGCCCAGGTTCGAGATGCTTGCCGGGCTCGGCGAGCAAGGCGAGACCGCGGCGCCGGCCGCGGGTGCCGAGTTCGCGCAGGCTGCGGACGCATCCGCGCCGGCGGCTCCCGATGCCGGGGCGCAGCCGGGCAGCCTGCGCGTGCTGGTGCTGGCTGCCGACGTGGCCGAGCGGCAGCGGCTGCGCCAGGCGCTCGAGCAGGACCGCCTCACCGTCTTCGAGGCGGACAGCGGAAGCCAGGGCATCGAGGCGGTGGTGGATCTGCAGCCGCACATGCTGCTCGTCGACTGGCAGTTGCAGGACATCGCCGGGATCGACGTCATCCGTTCGCTGCGCGAGACGCGGCTCGGACGCACGATCTACATGCTGTTGCTGATTCCCTCCGAGGACGACTTCCTGCTCGAAAAGGTCCTCGATGCCGGCGCGGACGACTTCGTCGCCAGGCCGTTCAGGCCGGTGCTGCTGGCATCGAGGCTGCGTGCGGCGCGCCGCATGGTCGGAATGCAACTGGAACTCGAACGCGAGCGCGAGGAGATCCGGCGCTTTGCCGCGGAGCTGGCGATCAGCAACCGCCGGCTCGAGGAAGTGGCGATGACCGACGCGTTGACCGGCTTCCCCAACCGCCGCTATGCGCTCGACCGCCTGCAGCAGGAATGGATCGCCGTCACGCGCAACCTGCGGCCGCTGTCGGCGATGATCATCGATCTCGACGGCCTCAAGCAGCTCAACGACGCGCATGGCCACGACGTCGGCGACATGGTGCTGCGCCAGTGCGCCGATGCGCTGCGCGGCGTGCTGCGCGCGCAGGATGTGATCTGCAGGACCGGGGGCGACGAGTTCCTCGTCATCTGCCCCGACACCGACCTCGGCGCGGCCTGCCACTGCGCGGAGCGCCTGCGGGCGGCGGCCGAAGCGCTGAGGATCGAGACCGGCGGCCCGCAACTGAGGATCACGGTCAGCATCGGCGTGGCGGCCCGCGACGGCCGGACGGGCAGTCTCGACGCGCTGATCAAGTGCGCCGACCGCGGCTCCTACCTGTCCAAGCAGCGCGGACGCAACCGCGTTTCCGCGCTGCAGCGCGAGGCGGACGGCGACTGA
- a CDS encoding electron transport complex subunit E has protein sequence MTSRQFREIAHNGLWKQNTGLAQLLGLCPILAVSTSMVNATSLGLATVLVMALSNLVIASLRNFIPYEIRIPVFILIIAALVTVIDLLFNAYLHNLYLVLGIFIPLIVTNCIVLARVEAYAAKNGPVASTVDGVMMGLGLVWVLTLLGGLRELLGSGTLFSGIEMIIPGASALVVFGDDYPGFLLAILPPGAFFALGCLIAAYNAIKTRLEARAHRRPQAPGAAPGAAAEGAG, from the coding sequence ATCACCTCACGGCAGTTCCGCGAGATCGCCCACAACGGCCTGTGGAAGCAGAACACCGGCCTCGCCCAGTTGCTGGGCCTGTGTCCCATCCTGGCCGTCAGCACGAGCATGGTGAATGCCACCAGCCTGGGCCTGGCGACAGTGCTCGTGATGGCGCTGTCCAACCTCGTGATCGCGAGCCTGCGCAACTTCATTCCCTACGAGATCCGCATCCCGGTGTTCATCCTGATCATCGCCGCGCTGGTGACGGTGATCGATCTGCTGTTCAACGCCTACCTGCACAACCTGTACCTGGTGCTCGGCATCTTCATCCCGCTGATCGTCACCAACTGCATCGTGCTCGCCCGCGTCGAGGCTTACGCCGCCAAGAACGGCCCGGTCGCATCCACCGTGGATGGCGTCATGATGGGACTGGGGCTGGTGTGGGTGCTCACGCTGCTGGGCGGCCTCCGGGAACTGCTGGGCAGCGGCACGCTGTTCTCCGGCATCGAGATGATCATCCCCGGCGCGTCCGCCCTCGTGGTGTTCGGCGACGACTATCCGGGCTTCCTGCTGGCGATCCTGCCGCCGGGCGCCTTCTTCGCCCTGGGCTGCCTGATCGCCGCCTACAACGCGATCAAGACCCGGCTCGAAGCCCGCGCCCACCGCCGCCCACAGGCGCCGGGTGCCGCGCCCGGTGCCGCGGCGGAAGGGGCCGGCTGA
- the flhD gene encoding flagellar transcriptional regulator FlhD — translation MSRPDFQVEIRELNLAYLMLAQQMLRSDRATALYRLGIGEKFADLICDLSAAKLVKLASNQMLMPCFRFDDADLARLMSGEGRDAASASLHAAIIAAGRAAEEAA, via the coding sequence ATGAGCCGCCCCGATTTTCAGGTCGAGATACGGGAACTGAACCTTGCCTATCTGATGCTCGCCCAGCAGATGCTGCGCAGCGACCGTGCCACGGCGCTGTACAGGCTGGGCATCGGCGAGAAGTTCGCCGACCTGATCTGCGACCTGTCTGCCGCGAAGCTGGTGAAGCTCGCCAGCAACCAGATGCTGATGCCGTGCTTCCGCTTCGACGACGCGGACCTGGCCCGTCTGATGAGCGGCGAGGGGCGGGATGCCGCCAGCGCCAGCCTGCATGCTGCGATCATCGCGGCGGGCAGGGCGGCGGAAGAGGCGGCCTGA
- a CDS encoding NUDIX hydrolase: protein MKFCSSCGAPVRLRIPSGDSLPRHVCDQCGTIHYRNPKVVVGALAEWEDRILLCRRAIEPRYGAWTLPAGFMENEESTAQAAARETWEEACAHIELGAMYTLIDVPHISQVHIIYRARLLDLDFRPGDESLEVALFGEKDIPWDRIAFRTIALTLQHYFDDRRKGAWPFHNLVIGAPPAPGPRP from the coding sequence ATGAAGTTCTGTTCCAGTTGCGGCGCCCCGGTCCGGCTCCGCATCCCGAGCGGCGATTCCCTTCCCCGCCACGTCTGCGACCAGTGCGGCACGATCCACTACCGGAATCCCAAGGTGGTGGTCGGTGCGCTGGCCGAATGGGAAGACCGCATCCTGCTGTGCCGGCGGGCGATCGAGCCGCGCTACGGCGCCTGGACGCTGCCGGCCGGCTTCATGGAGAACGAGGAAAGCACCGCGCAGGCCGCGGCGCGCGAAACCTGGGAAGAGGCGTGCGCGCACATCGAACTCGGCGCCATGTACACGCTGATCGACGTGCCCCACATCAGCCAGGTGCACATCATCTACCGCGCGCGGCTGCTGGATCTGGATTTCCGCCCGGGCGACGAGTCCCTCGAGGTCGCGCTGTTCGGGGAAAAGGACATCCCCTGGGACCGGATCGCCTTCCGCACCATCGCCCTGACCCTGCAGCATTACTTCGACGACCGGCGCAAGGGCGCGTGGCCCTTCCACAACCTGGTGATCGGCGCCCCGCCGGCACCCGGACCGCGGCCCTGA
- the rsxA gene encoding electron transport complex subunit RsxA translates to MSSYLFVILGAVLVNNVVFVRILGLCPFMGVSKKLETAIGMGAATTFVLTVASGSSYLIDHYLLQPFDLAYLRTLAFIVVIAAIVQMTELVIQKTSPVLHQVLGIYLPLITTNCAVLGIPLLNVGLGHGLLESLLFGFGSSIGFTLALVLFAGIRERLDGADVPAPFKGTAIAMITAGFMSLAFMGFTGLDRFQ, encoded by the coding sequence ATGAGCAGCTATCTCTTCGTCATTCTCGGCGCGGTTCTGGTGAACAACGTCGTCTTCGTGCGCATCCTGGGCCTGTGCCCGTTCATGGGCGTGTCGAAGAAGCTCGAGACCGCGATCGGCATGGGCGCCGCGACCACCTTCGTGCTGACGGTGGCATCCGGCAGCAGCTACCTGATCGACCACTACCTGCTGCAGCCCTTTGATCTCGCCTACCTGCGCACGCTGGCCTTCATCGTGGTGATCGCCGCCATCGTGCAGATGACCGAACTGGTGATCCAGAAGACCAGCCCGGTGCTGCACCAGGTGCTGGGGATCTACCTGCCGCTGATCACGACGAACTGCGCGGTGCTCGGCATCCCGCTGCTCAATGTCGGGCTCGGGCACGGCCTGCTCGAATCGCTGCTGTTCGGCTTCGGCTCGTCGATCGGCTTCACCCTCGCCCTGGTGCTGTTCGCCGGCATCCGCGAGCGGCTCGACGGCGCCGACGTGCCGGCCCCGTTCAAGGGCACGGCGATCGCGATGATCACCGCCGGCTTCATGAGCCTGGCCTTCATGGGGTTCACCGGGCTGGACCGCTTCCAGTAA
- a CDS encoding RnfABCDGE type electron transport complex subunit G, with translation MLGFTVVFTALMASAYEATRPAIQSSLQEAQMRLIGEVLPPGGYDNALLDDVVHLGPTPALGLDDGGRVWRARRDGADAALVLEATAVDGYAGRIGIIVAIGADGTVSGVRVVSHKETPGLGDYIDPKKDRNKRSPWIGQFAGVSWNEIDAARWTVKKDGGIFDYRTGATISARAVARIAGHAAAFAMARRDALFSAAPGSTLQGSQP, from the coding sequence ATGCTCGGCTTCACCGTGGTGTTCACCGCGCTGATGGCCTCCGCCTACGAGGCCACCCGCCCGGCGATCCAGTCCTCGCTGCAGGAAGCGCAGATGCGCCTGATCGGCGAAGTGCTGCCGCCCGGCGGTTACGACAACGCGCTGCTCGACGACGTGGTGCACCTGGGCCCGACCCCGGCGCTGGGGCTCGACGACGGCGGACGTGTATGGCGCGCGCGCCGGGACGGCGCCGACGCCGCGCTGGTGCTCGAAGCCACCGCCGTTGACGGCTACGCCGGGCGCATCGGCATCATCGTCGCCATCGGCGCCGACGGCACGGTGTCCGGCGTGCGCGTGGTGTCGCACAAGGAGACGCCCGGCCTGGGCGACTACATCGACCCGAAGAAGGACCGCAACAAGCGTTCGCCCTGGATCGGCCAGTTCGCCGGCGTGTCCTGGAACGAGATCGACGCCGCGCGGTGGACGGTGAAGAAGGATGGCGGGATCTTCGACTACCGCACCGGCGCCACGATCAGCGCCCGCGCCGTGGCGCGCATCGCCGGCCACGCCGCGGCCTTCGCCATGGCGCGGCGCGACGCCCTGTTCTCCGCCGCCCCCGGCAGCACACTGCAAGGAAGCCAGCCATGA
- a CDS encoding RnfABCDGE type electron transport complex subunit D, giving the protein MIHSPYIRKPASVQRVMGTVLLALLPGIAAYVWQFGAGILVNLALASAAAVAIEALAMQLRGRPAAPAVADLSAIVTAWLVVLSLPPIVPWWITLLGVAIAVGAAKHLYGGLGQNPFNPAMVAFCALIVAYPALMSQWPAAGRLDFATQFGLILGGARELDAVTAATALDALRTGMRGGDGVDLVVSQGGAFGAAGGKGWEWVAAGYALGGLFLLATRTITWHLPAAFVAGLALMSGAFWLFDAARHASPLFHLASGGAMLAAFFIVTDPVSGATTPRGKLIFAAGIALIAWIIRSFGAYPDGIAFGVLLMNICVPLIDMKTQPPVFGHRGERP; this is encoded by the coding sequence ATGATCCACTCCCCCTACATCCGCAAGCCGGCCAGCGTCCAGCGCGTGATGGGCACGGTGCTGCTCGCGCTGCTGCCCGGCATCGCCGCCTACGTGTGGCAGTTCGGCGCCGGCATCCTGGTCAATCTCGCGCTGGCCAGCGCCGCGGCGGTCGCCATCGAGGCGCTGGCCATGCAATTGCGCGGGCGGCCGGCCGCGCCCGCGGTCGCCGATCTCTCCGCGATCGTCACCGCCTGGCTGGTCGTGCTGAGCCTCCCGCCCATCGTGCCGTGGTGGATCACGCTGCTGGGCGTGGCGATTGCCGTCGGCGCGGCGAAGCATCTCTATGGCGGCCTCGGCCAGAACCCCTTCAACCCGGCGATGGTCGCCTTCTGCGCGCTGATCGTCGCCTATCCGGCACTGATGTCGCAGTGGCCGGCGGCCGGCCGGCTCGATTTCGCCACCCAGTTCGGCCTCATCCTCGGCGGCGCGCGCGAACTCGATGCCGTCACCGCGGCGACCGCGCTCGACGCCCTGCGCACCGGGATGCGCGGCGGCGACGGCGTGGACCTGGTCGTGTCGCAAGGCGGCGCCTTCGGCGCGGCGGGCGGCAAGGGCTGGGAATGGGTCGCGGCCGGCTACGCTTTGGGCGGCCTGTTCCTGCTCGCCACCCGCACCATCACGTGGCATCTGCCCGCCGCCTTCGTTGCCGGGCTGGCGCTCATGTCGGGCGCGTTCTGGCTGTTCGACGCGGCCCGCCACGCCTCGCCGCTCTTCCATCTGGCGAGCGGCGGCGCGATGCTGGCCGCCTTCTTCATCGTCACCGACCCGGTCTCCGGCGCCACGACCCCGCGCGGCAAGCTGATCTTCGCCGCCGGCATCGCGCTCATCGCCTGGATCATCCGCAGCTTCGGCGCCTACCCGGACGGCATCGCCTTCGGCGTGCTGCTGATGAACATCTGCGTGCCGCTCATCGACATGAAGACGCAGCCGCCCGTCTTCGGCCATCGCGGAGAACGCCCGTGA
- the rsxC gene encoding electron transport complex subunit RsxC, with the protein MIGRLFGFRGGIEPDAHKNESAGAAIRRAPLPGRLEVPLRQSTRATARCIVRPGQKVLKGERIGDPEGVLGTAVHAPTSGTVADVGRYAMAHPSGLETRCVVIEPDGEERWIDHAPFDYRNRSRGDALAWLRDCGIVGLGGATFPAHVKLGRGEGIDTLVLNGAECEPWITCDDRLMRERAADILAGALILRDLIGARELVVGIEDNKPEAIAAMRAAAGAATGVGVVPVPARYPAGGEKQLIRVLTGIEIPYGKLGADYGVQCFNVGTAYAVYRAIVHGEPLISRIVTLTGNVEHPGNWEVLVGTPIDDLLRLAGPRPDTDRYLMGGPMMGFALPRLDVPVVKGSNCIICASPALFPPPMPEQPCIRCGECARACPAELQPFELYWFSRARNFGKAQEYHLFDCIECGCCAYVCPSHIPLVDYYRFAKSEIWARERDKSAADQARERFEFRNFRQEREKEEKAARLAAKAAETHARIAGEPAADAAATPSIQAAADDPKKALIAAALARAQAQKAAVRPRNVDDPSPGTQAEIDAIEARRRRAAAAAEPAPAQTSSPAPETHSRTPTR; encoded by the coding sequence ATGATCGGGCGCCTGTTCGGTTTTCGCGGCGGCATCGAGCCCGATGCGCACAAGAACGAATCCGCCGGCGCGGCGATCCGCCGGGCGCCCCTGCCCGGCCGCCTGGAGGTTCCGCTGCGCCAGAGCACCCGCGCCACCGCGCGCTGCATCGTGCGGCCCGGGCAGAAGGTGCTCAAGGGCGAACGCATCGGCGATCCGGAAGGCGTCCTCGGCACGGCGGTGCATGCGCCGACTTCGGGCACCGTGGCGGATGTCGGCCGCTACGCGATGGCCCACCCCTCCGGCCTCGAGACCCGCTGCGTGGTGATCGAGCCCGACGGCGAAGAGCGCTGGATCGACCATGCTCCATTCGACTACCGCAACCGTTCCCGCGGCGACGCGCTCGCCTGGCTGCGCGACTGCGGCATCGTCGGCCTGGGCGGCGCCACCTTTCCCGCCCACGTCAAGCTCGGCAGGGGCGAGGGCATCGACACCCTGGTGCTGAACGGCGCCGAGTGCGAGCCGTGGATCACCTGCGACGACCGGCTGATGCGCGAGCGCGCGGCGGACATCCTCGCCGGCGCGCTGATCCTGCGGGATCTGATCGGCGCGCGCGAACTCGTCGTCGGCATCGAGGACAACAAGCCCGAGGCGATCGCCGCCATGCGCGCCGCGGCAGGCGCGGCCACGGGCGTCGGCGTGGTGCCGGTGCCCGCGCGCTATCCCGCCGGGGGCGAGAAGCAGCTCATCCGGGTACTGACCGGCATCGAGATTCCGTACGGCAAGCTGGGGGCGGACTACGGCGTGCAATGCTTCAACGTCGGCACCGCATACGCGGTGTATCGCGCCATCGTGCACGGCGAGCCGCTGATTTCGCGCATCGTCACCCTCACCGGCAACGTCGAACACCCCGGCAACTGGGAAGTGCTCGTCGGCACGCCGATCGACGACCTGCTGCGGCTGGCCGGCCCGCGGCCGGACACCGACCGCTACCTGATGGGCGGCCCGATGATGGGCTTCGCGCTGCCGCGCCTCGACGTACCGGTCGTGAAGGGCAGCAACTGCATCATCTGTGCGTCGCCGGCGCTGTTCCCGCCGCCGATGCCGGAGCAGCCCTGCATCCGCTGCGGCGAGTGCGCCCGGGCCTGTCCGGCCGAACTGCAGCCCTTCGAACTCTACTGGTTCAGCCGCGCCAGGAACTTCGGCAAGGCCCAGGAATACCATCTGTTCGACTGCATCGAGTGCGGCTGCTGTGCCTACGTGTGCCCGTCGCACATTCCGCTGGTGGACTACTACCGCTTCGCCAAGAGCGAGATCTGGGCGCGCGAGCGCGACAAGTCGGCGGCCGACCAGGCGCGCGAACGCTTCGAGTTCCGCAATTTCCGCCAGGAACGCGAAAAGGAAGAGAAAGCGGCCAGGCTCGCCGCCAAGGCTGCCGAGACGCACGCCAGGATCGCGGGCGAACCCGCCGCCGACGCGGCCGCCACTCCGTCCATCCAGGCCGCCGCCGACGACCCCAAGAAGGCCCTGATCGCCGCCGCATTGGCACGCGCCCAGGCGCAGAAGGCGGCGGTCCGGCCCAGGAACGTGGACGACCCGAGTCCCGGCACGCAGGCCGAGATCGACGCGATCGAAGCCCGCCGGCGCCGCGCCGCAGCGGCCGCCGAACCCGCCCCCGCGCAGACGTCATCGCCCGCGCCGGAAACCCATTCCCGCACGCCGACCAGATGA
- the motB gene encoding flagellar motor protein MotB: MSDDTQQPIVVKRIKKGGGGHHGGAWKIAYADFVTAMMAFFLLMWLLGSTAQGDLEGIADYFQNPLKVAMQGGEGSGDSSSIIKGGGEDLSRSVGQVRRGDKESTRAINLDAATSHVQRDAPGATGSSEEGEMRRERAKLIDLQGRIEALIEASTTLRQFKNQILIDIVNEGLRIQLVDEQNRPMFLSASAELRPYSRDLLRAIGHALNDVENRVSLSGHTDSGQYAGGERGFSNWELSANRANAARRELVAGGLEAGKVVRVVGLADTMHLNRDDRLDPINRRISIIVLNKRAEEALRSEAAKAEAARPVPQPPA, encoded by the coding sequence GTGAGCGACGACACTCAGCAGCCCATCGTTGTCAAGCGCATCAAGAAGGGCGGCGGCGGACACCATGGCGGCGCCTGGAAGATCGCCTATGCCGACTTCGTCACCGCGATGATGGCCTTCTTCCTGCTGATGTGGCTGCTGGGCTCCACCGCGCAGGGCGACCTCGAAGGCATCGCGGACTACTTCCAGAATCCGCTCAAGGTGGCGATGCAGGGGGGCGAGGGCTCGGGCGACAGTTCGAGCATCATCAAGGGCGGCGGCGAGGATCTGAGCCGCTCGGTCGGCCAGGTGCGGCGCGGCGACAAGGAGTCGACCCGCGCGATCAACCTGGATGCGGCGACCAGCCACGTGCAGCGGGATGCCCCCGGCGCGACCGGCAGCAGCGAGGAGGGCGAGATGCGGCGCGAACGGGCGAAGCTCATCGATCTGCAGGGGCGGATCGAGGCCCTGATCGAAGCCAGCACCACGCTGCGCCAGTTCAAGAACCAGATCCTCATCGACATCGTCAACGAGGGCCTGCGCATCCAGCTCGTCGACGAGCAGAACCGGCCGATGTTCCTGTCGGCGAGTGCCGAGCTGCGCCCTTATTCGCGCGACCTGCTGCGGGCGATCGGCCATGCGCTCAACGACGTGGAGAACCGCGTCAGCCTGTCGGGCCATACCGACTCCGGCCAGTACGCCGGCGGGGAGCGCGGCTTCTCGAACTGGGAACTGTCGGCCAACCGCGCCAACGCCGCGCGCCGCGAACTCGTCGCCGGCGGCCTCGAGGCGGGCAAGGTGGTGCGCGTGGTGGGCCTGGCGGACACCATGCACCTGAACCGCGACGACCGGCTCGACCCGATCAACCGGCGCATCAGCATCATCGTGCTCAACAAGCGTGCCGAGGAGGCGTTGCGCAGCGAGGCTGCGAAGGCGGAAGCCGCACGCCCCGTTCCGCAGCCGCCGGCGTGA